The DNA region TTTCATCCATTGAAAAAACAGAGAACATAGATTGGAAGAATTTTTTGAAAACGAACTTGTCCAGAAGTTCGAGAAGATGACCGAAAATAATGAGGAACTGTACTTCGAGACCGAAGAAATGGAAGACATCATTATTTTCTACCTGGAAATGGGCGACGTTTTTTATGCCGAACTGGCAACCAATTACGGGCTGAAAATCCACCCCAATTCCATCGAGCTGAAAACCAAGAAATTTGAGGTGATGCTCGAACTTGAAAATTTCACTCAGGCAAAGGAACTGATGGAAGAACTCCGCGAAACATCGATGGAGACGCTTGATTACTTGGTTTGCTGCGCGAAATACTATTCCATGCTCGGAAATCCGAGACGTGCCATTGAGTTTTGCGAAAAAGCACTTCCGCTTGAAGAGGAGGAAAATTTCCTGCACAACTTCATCGCCGATGAATATGTGAACCTGGAAGATCCTTTCAACGCGCTGAAACATTACAAACTTGCACTGCAGTTTGATCCGCTCGACGACTATTCCTTAGAAAACGTGATGTTCTGCTTCAACCAGCTGAACAGAAATGACGAAGCGATTGAGTTTCTGAACGGATACCTCGACAAATATTCCTTTTCTGAAACCGCTTGGTTTGAGTACGGACAATACTATTTCAACCGGAAAAATTATCAGGAAGCGATCAAAGGTTTCGACTATCTTCTGGCGATCAATTCGGAAGCAGTGGGTGTTTATGCCAACAAAGCCGCTTGTTACGAGGCGATGGAAGAATGGCAGAAAGCGATCTCGGTTTATGAGGAAATGCTGGAACTGGAATACACAAAATCCTTTACCTATTACAAAATCGGATTGTGCTACAAAGAAAACAAACAGCCCGTTTTGGCGTTGAATGCTTTCCAAAAATCACTTCGAGACGATCCACAATTTTACCTCTCGATGATGGAGCAGTCCTATATTTACGAAGACATGGGCGGAATGAAAGAAGCGCTGCATTTTGCAAAAGAGGCCGTTTCGCTGAACGAAAACAATCTGGATTACCAGAAACGTCTCGCTTTCCTGTACATCGATTCGGGAAGGTTCGAGGAAAGTTTGGAATGCCTGAAAAAACTGGTGGATTACGAACCGCAAAGGTTTTATAATTGGTATGCATATTCCGAAGTCCTGATGCTAGTCGGTGAATACGAAGAAGCGATTGCGGTATTAAAGAACGCCACAAAAACGCACAACCGCGCCGAACTTTATTATCAGCTCAGCAACTGCTATTTCCATATGAACAACCAGAAACAGGGTAGAAATGTGCTTTCCATCGCGTTGGAACTCGACCCCAATCTGTTGGAAGATATGCAGCAGAAATATCCTTTCATCAAAGAAGAAGCAGAAAAGGTGAAGACAAAGAAAAAGTAAATTTTTGCCGGACAATTTGAATTATGTAGATAAAGCAAAGTTCTCATTGATTTGAGAACTTTTTTGATCCTTCGAAAATTCATAGAATAGGGAGAAAAGAGAGATTGCCTCCCTGTGAAACACGCTGATTCACATATCTTTAATTTCGAATCAGATAGGATCCCTACAAAGTTTCTATTTGTTATGATGAAGATTAGAAAAGATCCGAATGTGTTCCTGTATTAAGAAAAAGCAGAATAAGTTCTTGGTCATTGTGTTGCCAAATCAGTAACCAGTCGGGCTTAATATGACACTCCCAACAATTGGCATAATTTCTACTTAATTTATGGGGTTTGTATTTCTTGGGAAGAGTTCCGGATTCTGCAAAATCTGTATCGCTTCTTTTAATAGCGAAATATCGTAACCACGTTTGATACAGCGATTTACCTCTTTGTCAAAACGATTGGTGGTGACAATGCTATACATTACTCTAAACTATTTTTTTGAAGTAATCGTCTACGCTTTTGTGCTTAGTGATTTTGCCTTCACACACTTCCTGCAATGAGAGATCAATGGCGTTGGGCTCGACTTTTTTGAAAACACCCAAAGAAAGAATAAACTCAATTGTTCGTTTTGCAATAGAGTTTCTCGCATCGTATTTTAAAGTAATTTCAGCCATTGTGTAATTTTCATACAAATGTTTCGCCATTCAAAGTGCGCTTGATT from Chryseobacterium suipulveris includes:
- a CDS encoding tetratricopeptide repeat protein — encoded protein: MEEFFENELVQKFEKMTENNEELYFETEEMEDIIIFYLEMGDVFYAELATNYGLKIHPNSIELKTKKFEVMLELENFTQAKELMEELRETSMETLDYLVCCAKYYSMLGNPRRAIEFCEKALPLEEEENFLHNFIADEYVNLEDPFNALKHYKLALQFDPLDDYSLENVMFCFNQLNRNDEAIEFLNGYLDKYSFSETAWFEYGQYYFNRKNYQEAIKGFDYLLAINSEAVGVYANKAACYEAMEEWQKAISVYEEMLELEYTKSFTYYKIGLCYKENKQPVLALNAFQKSLRDDPQFYLSMMEQSYIYEDMGGMKEALHFAKEAVSLNENNLDYQKRLAFLYIDSGRFEESLECLKKLVDYEPQRFYNWYAYSEVLMLVGEYEEAIAVLKNATKTHNRAELYYQLSNCYFHMNNQKQGRNVLSIALELDPNLLEDMQQKYPFIKEEAEKVKTKKK
- a CDS encoding type II toxin-antitoxin system YafQ family toxin translates to MKRSDTDFAESGTLPKKYKPHKLSRNYANCWECHIKPDWLLIWQHNDQELILLFLNTGTHSDLF
- a CDS encoding type II toxin-antitoxin system YafQ family toxin; translation: MYSIVTTNRFDKEVNRCIKRGYDISLLKEAIQILQNPELFPRNTNPIN